The proteins below come from a single Pieris brassicae chromosome 1, ilPieBrab1.1, whole genome shotgun sequence genomic window:
- the LOC123712435 gene encoding serine protease nudel isoform X1 — translation MLQVISSQLNYDVDISVVIVEFRVHLNKLTLTMTFSGNTVNVDVDKTFPGLPMELAEPKRNANTNGQIFLLILHKVLLFVFIFGCVVGVYVFVLGGDVENLCKTEIIVVTQPVNKSILIKNFGQNTKVRRKRQILGIDKKHYETAHNKKVERAEQIVSDFDALCNKKPHRSACKEFVKTFKVLTDTKNSKTKEEQRKGEIFKRDAIADTQLSEPALELNANGLQSEALIQSNNNCLLTRLLRQSGPYYYGYDNYKAEYQPDLLTYPRQIPMSFLPPYGRTHEDIQKPHPQDIEIALNIMSKQVPSEIFPDYPQGQLGNKRKIKAHPQDIETAMNIKSNCRPAFSKDSSMQRNCPSGTTACDNGDCIKETLWCDGNVDCEDVSDETRCSCRERVDKTRLCDGYFDCPFGEDEMGCFGCSENTFSCEVSDGTQSTCYTKEQRCNNINDCPNHQDETDCTMLAPSLHNKPLFGISNTEGYLHRNFKGKWYAVCKNPYMWAHDACRRETGLIIRPPYIQEHQIDPLLKVNYINTAPGGLIHNSTSCYNSTAIYVTCPDLLCGTRILTSSQLIRENAENQLFGRNKRFLLHPYRLFFYDPLARAKRDVTPEGYRESRKKRTESRVVGGKPSQPAAWPWVVALYRDGLFHCGGVIINQNWIMSAAHCVNKYWQHYYEVQVGMLRRFSFSPQEQNYRVTHVIVNQNYDQHDMKNDLSLLKVKPAIQFSRWVRPICLPGPEVAGADWVWGPPIGTLCTAVGWGSTIEHGPDPDHLREVELPIWEHCNHREDQDGNEICAGLVEGGRDTCQGDSGGPLLCQNPANEHQWYVAGIVSHGDGCARKGEPGVYTRVSLFLPWIKYHITSRNLPNIKPKQECPGFRCNSGIAKCLPKSRMFDKIIDCLDGEDEFNCEEKQNILEEILSIPFSKNANDSANGIKDLIKKGPVKMNVSEPDQHLASTNQAIVATIVTSENTIVKNTSKLFLTNSTNINHNTNNILLNDTKPDSVKNYNDRYLTDNTTPKSNDESSEYITDDPIDFPTTTIETIYMNNLVTHPLNLHGESMLSTSADNGNIFLETETTVRTLSNKNMGILSTTENVPPLQGEETKLNSSATSKKPIIENKQTTTLATSVTEAIAKLETNIKPIKENVSAIIETVSTETSSNLDYLNNIVPEIENIVYTVEATKYKAKHKPPLHFRCHKIPQIISFKNRCDHKADCEDGTDELDCTCIDYLATFENQLICDGNYNCADGQDELDCFGCDRDQFLCGRSQMCLSTKYVCDGKPQCPLGEDELDCFALTNGKDIRFEIDGRPKVRFDGFVTKKQNKDWHVICEENMSTHEQEEAAVHICRYLGFSNANSYKIKYINVQESNLHELPDTKRSKRNKSDKEPVMVAYNHFDKAKQKSRNVIISEPEFLKEKCLPNITKTCMTLYISCDQSLYTNFDVPQLFERTAVDNVVQQWPWVAKLYTNGVYQCTGVLIDVSWVLFRNECISTLNLQNPRYNTVVLGSHKTLFSTKSLYEQVRKVDGVKDLYNSKAVLLHLQEQAEYSTMVKPMIPSTVYMGNNERALCIAVGEDVFNNTVSLLVKETREGCRGDQICFVRQSTIDTCTNGYPVERPWAGIISCHTKQGWYPAATFIEPGGECNIDNRLTGTEIENLKYQIKYIEDRPTMPIKEREEECDGSRCERGRCVSMSQVCDGVRHCEDGIDENPDSCKRKHIVCSKDPLHRGCECPVGQLKCRNGQCISKELFKDGHPDCSDGTDEPGQTTCSDYLSRVMPSRLCDGVLHCHDRTDEDPLFCKCFAKNAFRCGKDPSSEDYCIAMDMVCDGIPDCPNGEDERTCIGLSAPQGTLPGIGEVILRSHGVWYSKCYPTEAHTKSELEDICREVGFIGGHAKQLATPEKSYPHNNLVVDQFSDIPLNNNTNIRLRNSHSPIARGTLESLPNCFPLFIECL, via the exons ATGCTGCAGGTCATTTCatcacaattaaattatgacGTAGATATTAGTGTTGTGATTGTGGAATTTCGGGTTCATCTGAACAA ATTAACTTTGACAATGACGTTTTCCGGTAACACCGTGAACGTTGATGTAGATAAAACTTTTCCTGGACTTCCTATGGAGTTGGCCGAACCAAAGAGAAAtg CAAATACGAATGGACAAATATTCCTTTTAATATTGCATAAAGTCTTACTgttcgtatttatttttggatGTGTTGTAGGAGTATATGTCTTTGTATTAGGAGGAGATG taGAAAATCTTTGCAAAACAGAAATCATTGTGGTAACTCAACCCGTCAACAAAtctattttaatcaaaaattttgGTCAAAATACGAAAGTAAGACGCAAACGACAAATATTAGGAATAGACAAAAAGCATTATGAGACAgctcataataaaaaagtggAAAGAGCAGAGCAAATTGTTTCTGATTTTGATgctttatgtaataaaaagccTCATAGAAGTGCCTGCAAAGAATttgttaaaacttttaaagtacTGACGGATactaaaaatagtaaaacaaaagaagaacAAAGAAAAGGTGAAATATTCAAACGAGATGCTATAGCTGATACTCAATTATCAGAACCAGCACTAGAGCTAAATGCGAATGGACTTCAATCAGAAGCATTAATACAATCGAATAATAATTGTCTTCTAACACGTCTATTGAGGCAAAGTGGACCATATTATTACG GGTATGACAATTACAAAGCGGAATATCAGCCAGATTTACTCACTTATCCCAG ACAAATCCCAATGAGTTTTTTGCCTCCGTATGGAAGAACACACGAAGACATTCAAAAGCCGCACCCTCAAGATATAGAAATCGCTCTGAACATAATGTCaaa GCAAGTGCCTTCGGAGATTTTTCCAGATTATCCTCAAGGGCAGCTTGGGAACAAGCGTAAGATTAAAGCTCACCCTCAAGATATTGAAACTGCGATGAATATCAAGTCAAA TTGTAGACCTGCCTTCTCCAAAGATAGCTCCATGCAACGTAATTGCCCATCTGGTACTACTGCCTGTGATAACGGAGACTGCATCAAAGAAACATTGTGGTGTGATGGAAATGTTGACTGTGAAGATGTGAGTGACGAGACACGGTGTAGCTGCAGGGAGCGGGTAGATAAAACGAGGCTTTGTGATGGATACTTTGATTGCCCATTTGGGGAAGATGAAATGGGTTGTTTTG gttGTAGTGAAAACACTTTTAGCTGTGAAGTTTCGGATGGAACTCAAAGCACGTGTTATACAAAAGAGCAAcgatgtaataatataaacgattGCCCGAACCACCAAGATGAAACCGACTGCACCATGTTAGCACCAAGTCTTCATAACAAACCT CTCTTCGGCATTTCAAATACTGAAGGATACCTGCACCGAAATTTTAAGGGGAAGTGGTATGCTGTGTGCAAAAACCCATACATGTGGGCACATGATGCCTGTCGTCGCGAAACAGGTCTTATTATAAg ACCTCCATATATTCAAGAACACCAAATTGATCCACTGCTAAAAGtgaattacataaatacagCGCCAGGCGGTCTTATACATAATAGTACGAGTTGTTATAATTCGACTGCTATATACGTCACGTGTCCAGACTTACTGTGCGGTACAAGGATATTAACATCTTCACAACTTATAAGAGAA aatgCTGAAAATCAATTGTTTGGTCGCAACAAAAGATTTCTTTTACACCCATACCGTTTATTCTTTTATGACCCGTTAGCAAGAGCTAAAAGGGATGTGACACCTGAAGGCTATCGTGAGAGTAGAAAGAAGAGAACAGAGAGCAGAGTTGTGGGAGGAAAACCAAGTCAACCAGCTGCTTGGCCTTGGGTAGTAGCTTTGTACAGAGACGGGCTATTTCACTGTGGTGGAGTTATCATCAATCAAAATTGGATTATGTCGGCTGCTCACTGTGTTAACAA ATATTGGCAACATTATTATGAAGTACAAGTGGGAATGCTACGTCGCTTTTCATTTTCTCCACAAGAACAGAATTATCGTGTGACCCACGTCATCGTAAATCAAAACTATGACCAACACGATATGAAAAACGATTTAAGTCTTCTAAAAGTCAAGCCCGCAATTCAATTTAGCCGCTGGGTCAGACCTATATGTTTGCCAGGACCTGAAGTAGCTGGTGCGGATTGGGTATGGGGTCCTCCAATAGGCACCCTGTGTACTGCTGTTGGATGGGGTTCTACAATTGAACACGGGCCAGATC CTGACCACTTACGAGAAGTGGAACTACCTATTTGGGAACATTGTAATCATCGTGAAGATCAAGACGGTAATGAAATATGTGCTGGTCTTGTTGAAGGGGGTCGAGATACCTGCCAA GGTGATAGTGGAGGTCCATTGTTATGTCAAAATCCTGCAAACGAACACCAGTGGTATGTAGCCGGTATTGTGAGTCACGGGGATGGTTGTGCACGCAAGGGCGAACCTGGAGTATATACTAGGGTTAGCCTTTTCCTCCCTTGGATTAAATATCACATAA CCTCAAGAAATTTGCCTAACATTAAACCTAAACAAGAGTGTCCTGGATTTAGATGCAACTCGGGCATAGCCAAATGCCTTCCAAAAAGTAGGATGTTCGATAAAATTATTGACTGCCTAGACGGTGAAGATGAATTCAATTgcgaagaaaaacaaaatatattagaagaaatattatctattccATTTAGTAAAAATGCTAACGATTCAGCAAATGGAATAAaagacttaattaaaaaaggtcCAGTCAAAATGAATGTATCAGAGCCGGATCAACATTTGGCTTCTACAAATCAAGCCATTGTAGCTACTATCGTAACTTCAGAAAATACAATTGTCAAAAACACttcaaagttatttttaactaattcaactaatataaatcataatactaataatattttattaaacgatACCAAACCAGATAGTGTTAAAAACTACAATGATAGATACTTAACTGATAATACGACTCCTAAAAGCAACGATGAATCTAGTGAATACATCACAGATGATCCTATTGATTTTCCAACTACAACTAtagaaacaatatatatgaataactTAGTAACACACCCATTGAACTTACATGGAGAATCGATGTTATCAACGAGTGCAGATAATGgtaacatatttttagaaaCGGAAACAACAGTACGTACTTTATCTAACAAGAACATGGGTATATTAAGTACAACAGAAAATGTTCCACCATTACAAGGAGAAGAAACTAAACTTAATAGTTCAGCCACTTCAAAAAAAcctattatagaaaataaacaaacaacgACGCTTGCAACAAGTGTAACAGAAGCAATTGCAAAGTTGGAAACAAACATTAAGCCAATAAAGGAAAATGTTAGTGCAATAATAGAGACTGTTTCAACTGAAACGTCGTCAAACttagattatttaaacaatattgttcCCGAAATCGAAAATATAGTATACACCGTTGAGGCAACAAAATACAAAGCGAAACACAAACCTCCTTTACATTTTCGATGTCAcaa AATTCCCCAAataatttcctttaaaaaCCGATGTGATCACAAAGCGGATTGTGAAGATGGAACGGATGAGTTAGACTGTACTTGTATTGATTACTTAGCGACCTTcgaaaatcaattaatatgtGATGGGAACTATAATTGCGCGGATGGTCAAGATGAACTCGATTGTT TTGGCTGTGACAGGGACCAGTTTCTTTGTGGACGTAGTCAAATGTGCTTATCCACAAAATACGTGTGCGATGGCAAGCCACAGTGTCCATTAGGGGAAGATGAGTTAGATTGTT tcGCACTGACGAATGGAAAAGATATTCGTTTTGAAATTGATGGAAGACCAAAAGTTCGTTTCGACGGTTTCGTAACTAAAAAGCAAAATAAGGATTGGCACGTGATTTGCGAAGAAAATATGTCGACACACGAACAAGAGGAAGCAGCGGTGCATATATGCCGATATTTAGGTTTCAG cAACGCAaactcatataaaataaaatacattaacgtGCAAGAGAGCAACTTGCATGAATTACCCGATACAAAAAGAAGCAAACGAAATAAATCAGACAAAGAGCCAGTAATGGTGGCTTACAATCACTTTGATAAGGCCAAACAAAAATCTAGAAATGTCATTATATCAGAGcctgaatttttaaaagaaaaatgtttaccGAACATAACAAAAACTTGTATGACATTATATATCTCATGTGATCAGTCTTTATACACTAATTTCGATGTTCCCCAGCTCTTTGAACGTACAGCAGTTGATAATGTTGTTCAGCAATGGCCGTGGGTCGCTAAACTTTACACTAATGGAGTTTATCAGTGTACTGGAGTGCTTATTGATGTGTCCTGGGTTTTGTTTAGAAATGAATGTATAAGTACTTTGaattt GCAAAATCCTCGTTACAATACGGTTGTTTTAGGATCACATAAAACGCTTTTTTCAACCAAAAGCCTTTACGAGCAAGTACGTAAAGTTGATGGCGTGAAAGATTTGTATAACAGTAAAGCGGTTCTCTTACATTTACAAGAGCAGGCGGAATATTCCACAATGGTGAAACCGATGATTCCCTCTACAGT atatATGGGCAATAATGAAAGGGCATTGTGCATAGCAGTTGGTGAGGACGTATTTAATAACACAGTCAGCTTATTGGTTAAGGAAACTAGGGAAGGTTGCAGAGGCGATCAAATTTGTTTTGTGAGGCAGTCCACTATAGATACGTGTACA AACGGTTATCCTGTGGAGCGGCCTTGGGCGGGAATAATTAGTTGCCATACAAAACAAGGCTGGTACCCTGCGGCAACATTCATTGAACCTGGGGGCGAATGTAATATAGACAACCGATTAACAGGCActgaaattgaaaatttaaaatatcaaataaaatatatagaag ATAGGCCGACCATGCCGATAAAAGAACGAGAGGAAGAATGCGATGGATCGCGATGCGAAAGAGGACGTTGTGTGTCAATGAGTCAGGTCTGTGATGGTGTTAGGCACTGTGAAGATGGAATTGATGAGAACCCAGATTCATGTAAAAGAAAGCACATTGTCTGCTCTAAGGATCCTCTACATAGAGGTTGTG aatGCCCGGTAGGTCAACTTAAATGCCGAAATGGACAATGCATCTCCAAAGAGCTATTCAAAGATGGACACCCTGACTGTTCTGATGGGACAGACGAACCTGGCCAAACAACTTGCTCGGACTACCTTAGTAGAGTGATGCCCTCCAGACTATGTGACGGAGTCCTACACTGCCATGACAGAACCGATGAAGATCCTTTGTTCTGCAAGTGTTTCGCTAAGAATGCTTTCAG GTGTGGCAAAGATCCTTCCAGTGAAGACTACTGCATAGCGATGGATATGGTATGTGACGGAATACCAGACTGTCCAAATGGAGAAGATGAACGAACGTGTATTGGTCTCAGCGCACCTCAAGGAACATT gCCTGGTATAGGCGAAGTAATACTTCGTTCCCATGGTGTGTGGTACTCTAAATGCTATCCGACAGAAGCGCACACGAAATCGGAATTAGAAGACATTTGTCGTGAAGTAGGGTTCATTGGAGGTCACGCCAAGCAGCTCGCGACGCCAGAGAAATCCTATCCACACAACAATCTCGTTGTGGATCAGTTTTCCGATATtccacttaataataatacaaatatacgaCTAAGAAATTCTCATTCGCCCATTGCACGTGGCACGCTTGAGTCTTTACCTAATTGTTTCCCACTTTTTATAGAGTGCTTataa